The stretch of DNA CTACGTTGAGTTACAGGATGAGCCAGGAATGTGTCCATAATAGCAACGCTATTTTCAAGGTCATCAATGGTTTCAAACAAAGGAACAACTGGTAAATGACAAACCAGTCCTTCTGTGGTGAACTCCGACAAACCGGCCTCACGCTCCAGAAGAAATACAGCCAGTAGATCTGAGACACTACGGGTCATACTTACAATCAATGAACCGATAGCAGCAGGGCCATATTTACCCACATGATTTGCTAATTCATCGTATGTTTTTAAAACAGCACTTGCATTATCCTCCAATTTGATCGAAGGATGTACAAAAGGGCGATTGTATTGAAGCTCACAATTTAAAAACATCAGTTTACGATCTTCCGACCAATCAGCATAGTTATCACCATGCAAAGCACTTGCTTGTAATAACTGATCAATTGCTTTATCATGGAATGCTGAGTTCTGACGAACATCAAGTTTTGCAAGATGGAATCCGAATGTATCAACAACTCTGATCGCATTATTTAAATAACCTAATGCCGCACGTTTCGCCCCATATTTAATCATGGAGTCACGTAAAAGCACTAAGTCTTCTAAAAGTTCAGTCGAATACGTATACCCAACCTCTACATCTTTTAGTTCAATAAGGTGATTACGTTTAACCTTTACAGGTAACATTGCCAGGCAAAGATTAACGAACTGGCGGAAAACTTCTCCAGAATTTCTAAAGAACGCTTCATCACCTTCCTTACCTAAAACAGCACGCATTTCAAGCATACGCTGCTGCAATGCAGGTTCTGCTTCATCAAAAGTATAGGTAAAGCTTAACTTACGTAACAGTTCCAGCAATGATCTACGAATAACAACAAACGCATTTAAACGCAAAGTTTTCAGCGTTTCAGCTGTAACCTGGTCTGTTACTAAAGGGTGACCGTCGCGATCACCACCAACCCAATTACCGAAAGATACTTTTGGGCGATTTCTGATATCTTCGATCATCTCTGGAGCAAAACCTGCATCAACCCAAGCCTGTTCAAGGCGACGGTCAAGAATAGGTAATACCTCCGGAAAAACGTTGGTTAAATAGTGTAGAACATTTCTTAGTTCAGACTCCACATTAGGCTTTTCAAGGTAAATCTCCCCTGTTCTCCATAATGTATCCAAAATAAGCTTTATTTCATCACGAATCTGCTCTTGTTCCTGATCAGAAAACATTGAATTATGACGTTGAACCAATAACAGATATAAATGACGATGATGTTCAAGAACTGTAATCCGCTTAGCCTCTGTTGGGTGTGCAGTTAAAACCGGTTCAATTTTAATAGAATGAAGCTTTTGTGCGATGGTTTTCGCATCAAACCCCTCATCTTTCAGAAAATGCAATTTTTGAGCCCATAAGCCATTAGCGCTTGAAAGCTTATCACTTTCCTTCTTTCTTCTGTGTTGAACAGCTCCATTTACCTCAATAAGATTGAGCATATGGAAAACCATGGAATATAATTGAATATGCTTGGTTGTGAAATCCACTCCCACAGGAGTTTCATCCTGGATCCAGGGAATAAAAGCAGCCAATTCCTTGTCGCCACTTTCTTCGATTACCTCTTTTAAACAGGTCAGAATAAATTCCAGATCATGGAATGAATTACCCATTCGCTCTTTAACAAAATGTAGGTCGTTTAGTAGCGTTTCACTCAAGTGTTCCATCTCGATTGTAAGATTGTATTGCAAACGCAAATTAATAATTATTATTAATTTATCAATACAATATCATGTTTATTGTCATTTTTTCATTAAAACTAATTTTTTATTAAAACAGGGAATTGCTCATATATAGATACTTAGTGTAAAATATACAAAAAGCTATATTTTAGCGATCAACGCCCTATTCTGAAGAGCAAAAATTAGATCATACCTCCCATCAAGGGATCACTATAACTATCATTCCCAGTTTCAACCCGACCTGCATAGCGTTTTTCGAAAACATCAAATCCCTCAATCTTTACACTGAAATCATACCAGTTATAACTTTGAACTAAATCAAGTTTTATATGTGCAATGCTTTCCGGAGTTGCAGCTGCATCAATTACTTTCTTAATCGGTTGATTTTTATATGCATTATCTATAATTAACACGGAGTATTTACGTGTTTTGTCAAGATTTGCAATCTTTAAATCAATGCTTCCCGTTAGCTTTTTATTATTAAATCTGTTTCTGCTATACTCACATTGTATTTCGATACCTGGATCACTTTCATTTCCTTTAAATTCTCTGAAAAAGCCATTCGGACCATACACTCTGAGAAAATACTGGTCCTTTTCAAAATTGTGCAGCGCCCATGAATTATTTATCTCATCTCCTGATTTAACAGCATAAGCCCAGGTTTTCACCGACTCAAAATTTAACTGTTTATTAGAACGATAATTTCCCGGAGCATATACATTAAAAGGAGCACCTGCGGATAACTGACCAAAAATTTCATTCTTTGCAGCAAATGTTACCTCCACACTTTTCTTATCCTTACTTAGTTTTGCATCTGCGTATAATTGATAAGGCAACGCACATGATTGTCGTGTACCTTTCTCCTGACGAG from Solitalea canadensis DSM 3403 encodes:
- a CDS encoding phosphoenolpyruvate carboxylase; the protein is MEHLSETLLNDLHFVKERMGNSFHDLEFILTCLKEVIEESGDKELAAFIPWIQDETPVGVDFTTKHIQLYSMVFHMLNLIEVNGAVQHRRKKESDKLSSANGLWAQKLHFLKDEGFDAKTIAQKLHSIKIEPVLTAHPTEAKRITVLEHHRHLYLLLVQRHNSMFSDQEQEQIRDEIKLILDTLWRTGEIYLEKPNVESELRNVLHYLTNVFPEVLPILDRRLEQAWVDAGFAPEMIEDIRNRPKVSFGNWVGGDRDGHPLVTDQVTAETLKTLRLNAFVVIRRSLLELLRKLSFTYTFDEAEPALQQRMLEMRAVLGKEGDEAFFRNSGEVFRQFVNLCLAMLPVKVKRNHLIELKDVEVGYTYSTELLEDLVLLRDSMIKYGAKRAALGYLNNAIRVVDTFGFHLAKLDVRQNSAFHDKAIDQLLQASALHGDNYADWSEDRKLMFLNCELQYNRPFVHPSIKLEDNASAVLKTYDELANHVGKYGPAAIGSLIVSMTRSVSDLLAVFLLEREAGLSEFTTEGLVCHLPVVPLFETIDDLENSVAIMDTFLAHPVTQRSLEYQRSQSDETDLVQMVMVGYSDSNKDGGILASQWALYKAQYALSEIGRKHGVRIRFFHGRGGSVSRGAGPANWFIQALPHSSLQGDLRETEQGETIEQKYANKMNASYNLELLLAGTAASSIAQQQSERKPHPLQDIFEWMATESCEFYGQFIHNPNFIHFFSQATPIDAIESSRIGSRPARRTGERTLADLRAIPWVFSWNQTRCNMTSWYGVGYTLEKLFTEKFDQFLKLKDALSSDALVRYVFTNVESSLDSTDEEIIKEYADLMTNIEARDEILALLLEELHRTRLMFAKLQDRTFEERRKSRHYSTQLRAVALKPLHQSQIRLLKQWRTMKQNGASTVETEDTLITLLTSINAIASALGTTG